The Pedobacter mucosus genome window below encodes:
- a CDS encoding DUF4290 domain-containing protein, giving the protein MNFDYNTTRSHLILSEYGRNVQNMVKYICELPTIEERNKYAQAVIDLMGFLQPHLRDVADFKHKLWDHLHIISGYQIDVDSPYPKPLIENAYIKPEPLAYPQKRITYKHYGKTVEVLIEKAMREDDAERKKVMVQGIANFMKMAYVTWNKDNVSDETILKDLHDLSGGLLRLEENINLAKVEFRAPNPRQNNNNNRGRTNNNNNNGKNRQNTNSNNNTNNRRPNNNNKPKY; this is encoded by the coding sequence ATGAATTTTGATTATAATACTACGCGTAGCCATTTAATTTTATCGGAATATGGCCGTAACGTACAAAATATGGTGAAGTATATTTGCGAATTGCCCACCATTGAAGAACGCAATAAATATGCACAGGCGGTTATCGACCTGATGGGTTTTCTGCAGCCTCATTTACGTGATGTTGCCGATTTTAAACATAAACTTTGGGATCATTTACACATCATCTCAGGCTATCAAATTGATGTAGACAGCCCTTATCCAAAGCCTTTGATTGAGAATGCATACATAAAACCTGAGCCATTAGCTTATCCTCAGAAAAGAATAACCTACAAACATTATGGTAAAACGGTTGAAGTTTTGATTGAAAAAGCCATGCGTGAGGATGATGCAGAACGCAAAAAAGTTATGGTACAAGGGATTGCCAATTTCATGAAAATGGCTTATGTTACCTGGAATAAGGATAATGTATCTGATGAAACTATTCTGAAAGATTTGCATGATTTATCTGGTGGATTACTTCGTTTGGAGGAAAACATCAATTTAGCCAAGGTTGAATTCAGGGCACCAAACCCTCGTCAAAACAACAACAATAATAGAGGTAGGACGAATAATAATAATAACAATGGTAAAAATCGTCAAAATACCAATAGCAATAATAATACGAACAACCGCAGACCAAACAATAACAACAAACCTAAATATTAA
- the murA gene encoding UDP-N-acetylglucosamine 1-carboxyvinyltransferase, translating to MNAFEITGGIKLKGEITPQGAKNEALQILSAVLLTEQKVTVSNIPDIKDVNKLIELLGDLGVTVERINKDTYSFEAKNIDLNFFESDTFKAKGGGLRGSIMIVGPLLARFGRAAIPKPGGDKIGRRRLDTHFIGFEKLGAKFVYDSKKAFFNVDATDLKGAYILLDEASVTGTANIVMAAVLAKGVTTIYNAACEPYLQQLCKMLNRMGAKISGIGSNLLTIEGVKVLGGTEHRMLPDMIEIGSFIGLAAMTESEITIKNVCYDELGVIPEVFKKLGIKLERRGDDIYVPSQKHYEIDTFIDGSILTIADSPWPGFTPDLLSIVLVVATQAKGNVLIHQKMFESRLFFVDKLIDMGAQIILCDPHRATVNGIDKKYKLRGISMTSPDIRAGVSLLIAALSAEGKSTIYNIEQIERGYQDIDTRLRALGAQIKRVNADAPSH from the coding sequence ATGAACGCATTTGAAATAACAGGCGGCATTAAGTTAAAAGGCGAAATAACACCTCAAGGAGCCAAAAATGAAGCATTACAAATTTTATCAGCGGTGTTACTTACCGAACAAAAGGTTACGGTTAGTAATATCCCTGATATTAAAGATGTAAATAAACTTATAGAATTATTAGGTGATTTAGGCGTTACCGTTGAGCGTATAAATAAAGATACCTACTCATTTGAGGCTAAAAATATCGATTTAAACTTTTTTGAATCTGATACATTTAAAGCCAAGGGTGGTGGTTTGCGAGGTTCGATTATGATTGTTGGACCGTTATTAGCTCGATTCGGTAGAGCTGCAATTCCTAAACCCGGAGGGGATAAAATCGGTCGTAGAAGACTGGATACACACTTTATTGGCTTTGAAAAATTAGGAGCTAAATTTGTATACGACAGTAAAAAAGCTTTCTTTAATGTTGATGCAACAGATTTAAAAGGTGCATATATTTTATTAGATGAGGCTTCAGTAACAGGAACTGCAAATATTGTGATGGCTGCAGTTTTAGCGAAAGGAGTTACCACGATTTATAATGCAGCTTGCGAGCCTTATTTGCAACAACTTTGCAAAATGCTTAACCGCATGGGTGCCAAAATTTCGGGCATTGGCTCCAATCTATTAACGATTGAAGGTGTTAAGGTTTTAGGCGGTACAGAACATAGAATGCTACCTGATATGATTGAAATTGGTTCTTTTATTGGCCTTGCTGCCATGACTGAATCTGAAATCACAATTAAAAATGTTTGTTACGATGAACTTGGCGTAATACCTGAAGTATTTAAAAAGCTTGGAATTAAGTTAGAACGTCGTGGAGATGACATTTACGTTCCTTCGCAAAAACATTACGAAATCGATACTTTTATTGACGGTTCAATTTTAACAATTGCGGATTCTCCTTGGCCAGGATTTACTCCGGATTTATTAAGCATTGTTTTGGTTGTGGCTACACAAGCTAAAGGAAACGTATTAATTCATCAAAAAATGTTCGAAAGCCGTTTATTCTTCGTGGATAAACTGATTGATATGGGTGCTCAAATCATTCTTTGCGATCCACACCGTGCTACTGTAAATGGTATTGATAAAAAATATAAACTTCGAGGAATCAGCATGACTTCGCCAGATATTAGGGCTGGAGTTTCGTTATTAATTGCCGCACTTTCTGCCGAAGGTAAATCTACCATTTACAACATTGAACAAATAGAACGTGGCTA